The Bifidobacterium eulemuris genome includes a window with the following:
- a CDS encoding TetR/AcrR family transcriptional regulator — protein sequence MVNSGNVKQKRVRKSPQERRDEIVEAATRLVGERGFNGISLKDVADEVGMSQPGLLHYIGTKEGLLSMLVTDSYDTTGTPDDFLKSGLPGSDPDAPSFPSYLRFLVRHNASRRMMVQMYMILQTESLNPDHPLHEYFSNRPESVWDYYSRFPWRIPEQLGSWDEGMKPVVRQCIEAMDGIQLRWLRKPPIDMYDEWLVFERMIFPSPMWDRYR from the coding sequence ATGGTGAATTCGGGGAATGTGAAGCAGAAAAGGGTGCGCAAGAGTCCGCAGGAGCGAAGGGACGAGATCGTCGAGGCCGCGACTAGGTTGGTGGGTGAGCGTGGGTTCAATGGCATCTCGCTCAAAGATGTGGCTGACGAGGTGGGGATGAGCCAGCCCGGACTGCTGCATTACATCGGCACCAAAGAGGGGCTGCTCTCGATGCTGGTCACGGACAGCTACGACACCACCGGCACTCCCGACGACTTTCTGAAGTCCGGACTGCCCGGCAGCGATCCGGACGCTCCGTCGTTCCCGTCGTATCTGCGTTTTCTGGTGCGGCACAACGCCAGCCGGCGCATGATGGTGCAGATGTATATGATTCTGCAGACGGAGTCGTTGAATCCCGACCATCCGCTGCATGAGTACTTCAGCAACCGCCCCGAGTCCGTATGGGACTACTACAGCCGGTTCCCGTGGAGGATCCCCGAGCAGCTGGGCTCATGGGACGAGGGGATGAAGCCGGTGGTCCGCCAGTGCATCGAGGCGATGGACGGCATCCAGCTGCGGTGGCTGCGCAAGCCGCCGATCGACATGTACGACGAATGGCTGGTGTTCGAGCGGATGATCTTCCCCTCGCCGATGTGGGATAGGTATCGCTGA
- a CDS encoding beta-galactosidase: MSAASVDHILFGAAYYDEYIPKDLDRVDTDMRMMVDAGINVIRIAESTWSTCEPQPGVFDFSHVDRALDAAQRHGIDVIVGTPTYAVPTWLVRMHPDVLAVTPNGEGKYGARQIMDIVNPAYRFYGERVIRELISHVADHPAVIGYQVDNETKYYDSVSADMQALFVKYLRGKFNDDFDALNAHFGLDYWSNRINAWEDFPDVTASINQSLRGEFDVFRRAQVAEFLAWQADIVREYAKPGQFVTQNFDFEWRGYSYGVQPAVDHFKASQAVDITGVDIYHPTEDELTGTEIAFGGDMTRSTKDGANYLVLETEAQGQHGWLPFPGQLRLQAYSHLASGADSVMYWHWHSIHNSFETYWKGLLSHDLEPNPTYREAGVFGKEIAQVGERLVHLKKRNQVAIMVSNEALSALEWFRLETGFPDGVGLNYNDVVRRVYDALFALNIECDFVPVDAPAERLAKYAMVITPALYCAPQSTTDTLREYVANGGHLVSTLRSFVTDEEVTVWHDRAPHNLTDVFGMTYNQFTRPKGNVPVDFAGPLSGAAQAGAEALIELLNTDADTLTLASYGHYAWKDYAAVTRHAFGKGSAEWIGTVLDAETMKAVLGEAAANAGVKSEGQALAGSLVVRQGENAKGETVTYLLNYSAEPVAVASPVAGEVVVAPVAVATDGTLDEAATAALPINAGSKVAVGDELTVGRWNLMVIAG; encoded by the coding sequence ATGAGCGCAGCATCGGTCGACCATATCCTCTTCGGCGCCGCGTACTACGACGAATATATCCCCAAGGATCTCGACCGGGTTGATACAGACATGCGGATGATGGTGGACGCCGGCATCAACGTGATCCGCATCGCCGAATCCACCTGGAGCACCTGCGAGCCGCAGCCTGGAGTCTTCGACTTCTCCCATGTCGACCGCGCGCTCGACGCCGCCCAACGCCACGGCATCGACGTGATCGTGGGCACCCCGACCTACGCCGTGCCGACCTGGCTGGTCAGGATGCATCCGGACGTGCTCGCCGTCACCCCGAATGGTGAAGGCAAGTACGGTGCGCGCCAGATCATGGACATCGTCAACCCCGCATACCGCTTCTACGGCGAGCGTGTGATCCGCGAACTCATCAGCCACGTCGCCGACCATCCGGCCGTCATCGGCTATCAGGTGGACAACGAGACCAAATACTACGATTCCGTCTCCGCAGACATGCAGGCGCTGTTCGTCAAGTATCTGCGCGGCAAGTTCAATGACGACTTCGACGCGCTCAACGCGCATTTCGGCCTCGACTACTGGTCGAACCGCATCAACGCGTGGGAGGATTTCCCCGATGTGACCGCTTCGATCAACCAGTCGCTGCGTGGCGAATTCGACGTGTTCCGCCGCGCCCAGGTGGCCGAGTTCCTTGCCTGGCAGGCCGACATCGTGCGCGAATACGCGAAGCCGGGCCAGTTCGTCACCCAGAACTTCGACTTCGAATGGCGCGGCTACTCCTATGGCGTGCAGCCCGCGGTCGACCACTTCAAAGCCTCCCAAGCCGTCGACATCACCGGCGTGGACATCTACCATCCCACCGAGGACGAGCTGACCGGCACGGAGATCGCATTCGGCGGCGACATGACCCGCTCCACCAAGGACGGCGCCAACTACCTCGTACTCGAAACCGAAGCCCAAGGCCAGCACGGCTGGCTGCCGTTCCCCGGCCAGCTGCGTCTGCAGGCCTACAGCCACCTCGCCTCCGGCGCCGACTCGGTGATGTACTGGCATTGGCATTCCATCCACAACTCCTTCGAAACCTATTGGAAGGGCCTGCTCAGCCACGATCTCGAACCGAACCCCACCTATCGTGAGGCCGGCGTGTTCGGCAAGGAGATCGCGCAGGTGGGGGAGCGCTTGGTGCATCTGAAGAAACGCAACCAGGTCGCCATCATGGTGAGCAACGAGGCATTGAGCGCCCTTGAATGGTTCCGCCTCGAAACCGGCTTCCCCGACGGCGTGGGGCTCAACTACAACGACGTGGTGCGCCGCGTCTATGACGCGCTGTTCGCGCTCAACATCGAATGCGATTTCGTGCCCGTCGACGCACCGGCCGAACGCCTCGCCAAGTACGCGATGGTCATCACCCCGGCCCTGTACTGCGCCCCGCAGTCCACCACCGACACACTGCGCGAGTATGTGGCGAACGGCGGTCATCTGGTCTCCACGCTGCGTTCCTTCGTCACCGACGAGGAGGTGACCGTATGGCACGACCGCGCCCCGCACAACCTCACCGACGTGTTCGGTATGACCTACAACCAGTTCACCCGTCCGAAAGGCAATGTGCCGGTCGACTTCGCGGGCCCGCTCAGCGGCGCTGCCCAGGCGGGGGCGGAGGCGCTGATCGAACTGCTCAACACCGACGCGGACACCCTTACGCTCGCCTCCTACGGCCACTACGCGTGGAAGGACTACGCGGCCGTCACCCGCCACGCCTTCGGCAAGGGCAGCGCCGAATGGATCGGCACCGTGCTCGACGCCGAAACCATGAAGGCCGTGCTGGGCGAGGCCGCGGCGAATGCCGGCGTCAAGTCGGAAGGACAGGCGCTCGCGGGATCCCTGGTGGTGCGTCAGGGCGAGAACGCCAAGGGCGAAACCGTCACCTACCTGCTCAACTATTCCGCCGAACCGGTCGCCGTCGCCAGCCCCGTCGCGGGCGAGGTGGTCGTCGCCCCGGTCGCCGTCGCCACGGACGGCACCCTCGATGAGGCGGCCACGGCGGCTCTGCCCATCAACGCCGGATCGAAGGTCGCGGTCGGCGACGAGCTGACCGTCGGCCGCTGGAACCTGATGGTGATCGCCGGCTGA
- a CDS encoding TetR/AcrR family transcriptional regulator — translation MRRRATTPTKRMSAEDRRRHILDTTISCISQFGFWGFTIRDVADAEGITEAGLLYYFSGKEELLVEALKHADRINQIAIAEHLGVEGVTGDVLADGIAYHCDHGLKAILNATVETNAARPELVRLYTLLESEALSQDHPAHEYFEAREINLLKEYAFAAKRDGVDDPERTAVQALSAMEGLQLRWLNGAREVDFVGEWKALIDLLIP, via the coding sequence ATGAGACGTCGAGCCACCACCCCCACCAAACGCATGAGCGCCGAGGACCGTCGCAGACACATTCTGGACACCACCATCTCCTGCATCTCCCAGTTCGGATTCTGGGGCTTCACCATCCGCGACGTGGCCGATGCCGAGGGCATCACCGAGGCCGGTCTGCTGTACTACTTCTCCGGCAAGGAGGAGCTGTTGGTCGAGGCCTTGAAGCACGCCGACCGCATCAATCAGATCGCCATCGCCGAACATCTCGGGGTGGAGGGCGTGACCGGCGACGTGCTCGCCGACGGTATCGCCTACCACTGCGACCACGGCCTGAAGGCCATCCTCAACGCCACCGTGGAGACCAACGCGGCGCGCCCCGAACTGGTGCGGCTCTACACCCTGCTGGAAAGCGAGGCCCTCAGCCAGGACCATCCGGCGCACGAGTATTTCGAGGCCCGCGAGATCAATCTGCTCAAGGAGTACGCCTTCGCCGCCAAGCGGGACGGTGTGGACGACCCCGAACGCACCGCCGTGCAGGCGCTGTCCGCCATGGAAGGCTTGCAGCTGCGCTGGCTCAACGGCGCGCGCGAGGTCGATTTCGTCGGCGAGTGGAAGGCCTTGATCGACCTGCTGATTCCTTAG
- a CDS encoding glycoside hydrolase family 30 protein, whose protein sequence is MTTWIATTQTSKLEDRSADIAATGATAAPDLQLTGEEFQALRGFGGCFNELGWLPLQRVSEEERDQIIKELFSPDEMNFTFNRAPVAANDFADHWYSYDEVEGDYEMEHFSVENDESTLIPYIHRAQEWQPDMQLFSSPWSPPTWMKRPKAYNYGRLIQTPENLTAYAKYLVKYVQAYAEHGITVNQLHVQNEVFADQKFPSALWDSEAMKVFIRDYLGPAFEEVGLDTDIWLGTLNGPEDMAWTGGGYGMRLNNYNRYVDNILFDDEARKYIKGIAYQWAGQNCIARTHESWPEIELIQSESECGMGDNSWEYAEYIFHLINHYLRNGATAYTYWNMILDDQDSTWGWWQNSLFTITADTNEVRRNPEYYVMRHFSQFVRPGAKVLGTTGHFNSMAIAFRNPDGTIAVVAQNALETEMPFEFADPADASRGIKATLAPRSFNTFVLD, encoded by the coding sequence ATGACCACCTGGATCGCAACGACGCAGACGAGCAAACTTGAGGACCGTTCGGCCGACATCGCCGCCACCGGCGCCACCGCGGCCCCCGACCTGCAGCTGACCGGCGAGGAATTCCAAGCCCTGCGCGGCTTCGGCGGCTGCTTCAACGAACTCGGATGGCTGCCGCTGCAGCGCGTGAGCGAAGAGGAGCGCGACCAGATCATCAAGGAGCTGTTCAGCCCCGACGAGATGAACTTCACCTTCAACCGCGCGCCCGTCGCCGCCAACGACTTCGCCGACCACTGGTACAGCTACGACGAGGTCGAAGGCGACTATGAGATGGAGCATTTCTCCGTCGAAAACGACGAAAGCACGCTGATCCCGTACATCCACCGCGCCCAGGAGTGGCAGCCGGACATGCAGCTGTTCTCCAGCCCGTGGTCGCCGCCCACCTGGATGAAGCGTCCGAAGGCCTACAACTACGGCCGTCTGATCCAGACCCCGGAGAACCTCACCGCCTACGCCAAATATCTGGTCAAGTACGTGCAGGCCTACGCCGAGCACGGCATCACCGTCAACCAGCTGCATGTGCAGAACGAGGTGTTCGCCGACCAGAAGTTCCCCAGCGCCCTGTGGGATTCCGAAGCGATGAAGGTGTTCATCCGCGACTACCTCGGACCCGCGTTCGAGGAGGTCGGCCTCGACACCGACATCTGGCTGGGCACGCTCAACGGCCCGGAGGACATGGCGTGGACCGGCGGCGGCTACGGCATGCGGCTGAACAACTACAACCGCTACGTCGACAACATCCTCTTCGACGACGAGGCGCGCAAGTACATCAAGGGCATCGCCTACCAGTGGGCGGGGCAGAACTGCATCGCCCGCACGCATGAGTCGTGGCCCGAGATCGAACTGATCCAGTCCGAATCCGAATGCGGCATGGGCGACAACAGCTGGGAGTATGCGGAATACATCTTCCATCTGATCAACCACTACCTGCGCAACGGCGCCACCGCCTACACCTACTGGAACATGATCCTCGACGACCAGGATTCCACGTGGGGATGGTGGCAGAACTCCCTGTTCACCATCACCGCCGACACCAACGAGGTGCGTCGCAACCCCGAATACTATGTGATGCGCCACTTCTCGCAATTCGTGCGTCCCGGCGCGAAGGTGCTCGGCACCACCGGCCACTTCAACTCCATGGCCATCGCCTTCCGCAACCCCGACGGTACCATCGCCGTCGTGGCGCAGAACGCGCTCGAGACCGAGATGCCGTTCGAATTCGCCGATCCGGCCGACGCCTCGCGCGGCATCAAGGCCACCCTCGCCCCACGCTCGTTCAACACCTTCGTGCTGGACTAG
- a CDS encoding glycoside hydrolase family 30 protein, with product MLKFSDEFWTSTSGDLSQRREALAVPAVVDGPGDAVRIVVDPADRRQPWIGAGAAITDAAASLIWNSMDAERRHEFLDDCFNPERGGFSVVRVPLGSCEPAAQPYYTYDDVPFGEHDNTLSKFSLGEGEPGAPDATKDLKHIVPVLQEILAINPAVKIIASPWSAPAWMKNTGHLCQGGRLRFGEWTGNGFDPMHDSFEGCYARYFVRYVEEMAKLGIPIWGVTVQNEPSNAPKWPAMMWTLKEQAAFVHDFLRPAMNERFPEMRIFVNDDSTHNLMWPVRDLVTPDQASSIDGLTVHTYEGPYENFFNASRAYPHWTLGMTERRCMIDETPEDAAHIMSGVIGNWLVRNGEGFIALWNLALDERGLPNQVGATGRRGVVTVHHETGGVIRNLEYFMLRAFGQDVEPGSVVVRSSNHTPDGWSGGLGSVAFLAPDGGVSAHIYNPTGEPIEAAVTINGMGGAWQKVVVPAWGTVTMHKNHHPINQSTVPNDDQFELNPLPADLAGDVPPGKTRMRN from the coding sequence ATGTTGAAGTTCTCTGATGAGTTTTGGACGTCGACGTCGGGTGATCTGTCGCAGCGTCGCGAGGCGCTGGCGGTGCCGGCCGTGGTCGATGGTCCGGGGGACGCGGTCAGGATCGTGGTCGATCCCGCCGACCGCAGGCAGCCGTGGATCGGCGCGGGCGCGGCCATCACCGACGCCGCGGCCTCGTTGATCTGGAACAGCATGGACGCCGAGCGGCGCCACGAGTTCCTGGACGACTGCTTCAACCCGGAGCGGGGCGGGTTCTCCGTGGTGCGCGTCCCGTTGGGCTCGTGCGAACCCGCGGCCCAGCCGTACTACACGTACGACGACGTGCCCTTCGGCGAGCACGACAACACGCTCTCCAAGTTCTCCCTGGGCGAGGGCGAGCCCGGCGCGCCGGACGCGACCAAGGACCTCAAGCACATCGTCCCGGTCCTTCAGGAGATCCTCGCGATCAACCCGGCCGTCAAAATCATCGCCTCGCCGTGGAGCGCGCCGGCCTGGATGAAGAACACCGGCCACCTGTGCCAGGGCGGCCGCCTGCGCTTCGGCGAGTGGACCGGCAACGGCTTCGACCCGATGCACGACTCCTTCGAGGGCTGCTACGCGCGCTACTTCGTCAGATACGTCGAGGAGATGGCCAAACTGGGCATCCCGATCTGGGGCGTGACCGTGCAGAACGAGCCCTCCAACGCGCCCAAATGGCCGGCCATGATGTGGACCCTCAAGGAGCAGGCCGCGTTCGTCCACGACTTCCTGCGCCCCGCGATGAACGAGCGGTTCCCCGAGATGCGCATCTTCGTCAACGACGACTCCACCCACAACCTCATGTGGCCGGTGCGCGACCTGGTCACCCCGGACCAGGCGTCCTCGATCGACGGGCTGACCGTGCACACCTACGAGGGCCCGTACGAGAACTTCTTCAACGCGTCGCGCGCCTACCCGCACTGGACGCTGGGCATGACCGAGCGCCGCTGCATGATCGACGAGACCCCCGAGGACGCCGCGCACATCATGTCCGGCGTCATCGGCAACTGGCTCGTGCGCAACGGGGAGGGGTTCATCGCCCTGTGGAACCTCGCGCTCGACGAGCGCGGCCTGCCCAACCAGGTCGGCGCGACCGGACGGCGCGGCGTGGTCACCGTCCACCACGAGACCGGCGGCGTGATCCGCAACCTCGAGTACTTCATGCTGCGCGCCTTCGGCCAGGACGTCGAGCCCGGGAGCGTGGTCGTGCGCTCGTCCAACCACACGCCCGACGGATGGTCCGGCGGCCTGGGATCGGTCGCGTTCCTCGCGCCCGACGGGGGCGTGTCCGCGCACATCTACAACCCGACCGGAGAACCCATCGAGGCGGCCGTGACCATCAACGGGATGGGCGGCGCGTGGCAGAAGGTCGTCGTGCCCGCCTGGGGCACCGTCACCATGCACAAAAACCACCACCCCATCAACCAATCCACCGTCCCCAACGACGACCAATTCGAACTCAACCCACTCCCCGCCGATTTGGCTGGGGATGTGCCGCCCGGCAAAACCCGTATGCGGAATTGA
- a CDS encoding glycoside hydrolase family 2 protein, protein MRDNALKTLLNHGAERRLIDLTQADWMFSSHGGSIDSLEPAAAGYDDSTWTHVTLPHTWNAEDTCNGVLGDMRRTVGWYRTHLNIDAGALDGRVAYLEFLGANTMTSVYVNGIRQTITPKTPADDARDTGDRTTHLGGYAAFRVNIGSDLHEGDNVIAVRVDNRFDARVAPLFADFDFYGGIYREAYLVIADTVHIDLDDYGSSGLYVATPNAGKRDSSDRPEHLGRTVVRARLVNNSDYTRQVVATVRIAQADGAIVVSERRQVEIAANDGTTIVQEMEVDDPHLWRPIDYSRGADRSDVGYQYTVLLQIADSDGNPIDSVVERIGYRWFHVDPETGFHINGVSHPLRGVARHQEREGVGNCLTNANHLEDIRIALDLGANYLRLAHYPHANYFYDLCDANGIVVWAEIPFVDWVGEDPAFANVTCAQMTELVRQQFNRPSICFWGLQNEVGNRATSNSWIAMPELMERLDSIVHQEDPTRYTTQATDQFEAHSSYENWSSDLISWNIYPSWYMEPGFGLLMDKRRAAETRPLGVSEYGAGANIRQHALHPTCDEVRPNGSWHPEEFQCDIHEEALAYINTHPWIWSSSAWSLFDFSVDHRPSEAGRFELNNKGLVTRDRRTRKDAFYLYKANWNHADPFVHLVSKRYHVRAEGPTDIRIYSNTDRVWVKISHDGMPQTKIQAEYRGNGVFVVPGQMQEPGIYTVWAYGSTDGCDTETVKDSAIWTRLPDNTVADDRPSATEIRHTGEPASIVAHENSGFTFDTATRRMVADRELSQITPAQWEKAFEVRGDGRLDFHAILPANLTPADYALFTDEQGNVIRIDVVSSIK, encoded by the coding sequence GTGCGGGACAACGCACTCAAGACCCTACTCAACCACGGCGCCGAGCGTCGCCTCATCGACTTGACCCAAGCCGACTGGATGTTCTCGAGCCACGGCGGCAGCATCGATTCCCTCGAGCCTGCCGCGGCAGGCTATGACGACTCCACATGGACCCACGTGACGCTGCCCCACACGTGGAACGCCGAGGACACATGCAATGGCGTGCTTGGTGATATGCGACGTACCGTAGGCTGGTACCGCACCCATCTGAATATCGACGCCGGAGCGCTTGACGGCCGCGTCGCATATCTCGAGTTCCTCGGTGCCAATACCATGACATCGGTTTACGTCAACGGAATCAGACAAACGATAACACCCAAAACACCCGCCGACGACGCGCGCGATACCGGCGATCGGACCACGCACTTGGGCGGATACGCGGCTTTCCGAGTCAATATCGGTTCCGACCTGCATGAGGGGGACAATGTCATCGCGGTCCGCGTCGACAATCGTTTCGATGCCCGAGTCGCACCGTTGTTCGCCGACTTCGACTTCTACGGCGGCATCTACCGCGAGGCGTATCTGGTCATCGCCGATACCGTGCATATCGATCTCGATGATTACGGTTCGTCCGGTCTCTACGTCGCCACACCGAACGCCGGCAAACGAGATTCGTCCGACAGACCCGAACATCTGGGACGCACCGTCGTCCGCGCACGTCTCGTCAACAATTCGGATTACACGCGGCAAGTGGTGGCGACCGTCCGCATCGCACAGGCCGACGGCGCAATCGTCGTGTCGGAACGCCGTCAGGTTGAGATCGCCGCGAACGACGGAACAACAATCGTCCAAGAAATGGAGGTCGACGACCCGCACCTTTGGCGGCCGATTGATTACTCGCGAGGCGCCGACCGGTCGGATGTCGGGTACCAGTACACCGTTCTTCTCCAGATAGCCGACTCCGACGGCAACCCGATCGACTCGGTGGTTGAACGAATCGGTTACCGATGGTTCCACGTCGATCCCGAAACCGGTTTCCATATCAACGGCGTTTCCCATCCACTGCGGGGAGTCGCACGCCATCAGGAACGCGAAGGCGTCGGTAATTGCCTGACCAACGCCAACCATCTGGAGGATATCCGCATCGCACTCGATCTTGGAGCCAATTATCTGCGTCTCGCGCACTACCCGCATGCGAATTACTTCTATGACCTCTGCGACGCCAACGGCATCGTCGTATGGGCGGAAATCCCGTTCGTCGACTGGGTAGGGGAAGATCCGGCTTTCGCGAATGTCACCTGCGCGCAAATGACCGAACTGGTCCGTCAACAGTTCAACCGTCCTTCAATCTGCTTCTGGGGATTGCAGAACGAAGTCGGCAACCGAGCCACATCGAATTCCTGGATCGCCATGCCCGAGCTTATGGAACGACTCGACTCGATCGTCCATCAGGAGGATCCGACCCGCTACACCACGCAAGCCACGGACCAGTTCGAGGCGCACTCCTCCTATGAGAATTGGTCAAGCGATCTGATCTCGTGGAACATCTATCCGAGCTGGTATATGGAACCGGGGTTCGGACTCCTGATGGACAAGCGCCGCGCGGCAGAGACTCGTCCGCTCGGCGTCTCCGAATACGGAGCTGGTGCCAACATCCGACAGCACGCCCTCCATCCGACCTGTGACGAGGTACGCCCGAACGGATCGTGGCACCCTGAGGAATTCCAGTGCGACATCCACGAGGAGGCTCTGGCATACATCAACACCCATCCGTGGATTTGGAGTTCATCGGCATGGTCACTGTTCGATTTCAGCGTCGACCACCGTCCCAGCGAAGCCGGACGCTTCGAGCTCAACAACAAGGGTCTCGTCACACGCGACCGCCGCACCCGTAAAGACGCGTTCTACCTGTACAAAGCGAACTGGAACCATGCGGACCCGTTCGTCCATCTCGTCTCGAAACGCTACCACGTGCGCGCCGAAGGCCCGACCGATATCCGCATCTACTCGAACACCGATCGGGTTTGGGTCAAAATCTCCCACGACGGCATGCCCCAAACCAAGATTCAGGCCGAATACCGAGGCAACGGCGTATTCGTGGTGCCGGGGCAGATGCAAGAACCAGGCATTTATACGGTGTGGGCGTACGGTTCGACAGACGGCTGCGACACCGAGACCGTGAAGGATTCGGCGATATGGACGCGTCTGCCGGACAACACCGTTGCGGATGACCGGCCATCGGCGACGGAGATCCGACATACCGGAGAGCCGGCCAGCATCGTCGCCCATGAGAATTCCGGATTCACATTTGACACGGCGACACGACGGATGGTGGCCGATCGAGAACTGTCCCAAATCACGCCGGCGCAATGGGAGAAGGCATTCGAAGTTCGCGGAGATGGGCGTCTTGACTTCCACGCAATCCTACCGGCGAATCTAACACCGGCCGACTATGCGCTATTCACAGACGAGCAAGGCAACGTCATCCGCATCGACGTCGTTTCCAGCATCAAATAA
- a CDS encoding LacI family DNA-binding transcriptional regulator, whose amino-acid sequence MKKSTPRKAPASKKSDHRPATLSDVARKAGTSPQSVSNYLHGYQFMSDGMKQRIAAALKETGYMPNTTARNLRIGKTGKILLAVPDIRQNYFAQMAGDVIDQAERHGYDVIIRSCSNSRDAEAASIEIARNHGVDGLILSSTELGYEDARLLEGSFPMVVLGSSIPNAPAPHIQVDNIDGAKAATACLADHGCTKIAMIGPNRIPEPTDMRTSSVWLRFHGYRQQLEELGFPYDSSLVRGSGLMHSANGAQAIADIVTDGGRADGVFVVNDTTAWGVISGLQRMGFRVPQDVKVIGFDNLAESAFFAPPLSSVDPDLSKITHLAVESLIQQINTGQRGEPNEQIVPSRLVLRRSTDD is encoded by the coding sequence ATGAAGAAATCGACCCCGCGAAAAGCCCCGGCATCGAAGAAGTCCGACCACCGCCCAGCCACATTAAGCGACGTTGCGCGAAAGGCCGGCACTTCACCGCAATCGGTCTCGAACTATCTCCACGGATACCAGTTCATGAGCGACGGCATGAAACAGCGTATCGCCGCGGCCTTGAAGGAAACCGGCTACATGCCGAACACGACGGCCAGGAATCTACGCATCGGAAAAACCGGCAAAATCCTGTTGGCGGTGCCCGATATTCGCCAGAACTACTTCGCACAGATGGCTGGAGACGTCATCGATCAAGCCGAACGGCACGGCTATGACGTCATCATCCGCTCCTGCAGCAACAGCAGAGACGCCGAAGCCGCCAGCATCGAAATCGCACGCAACCATGGGGTCGACGGACTCATCCTCTCATCGACGGAACTTGGATACGAGGACGCCCGCCTATTGGAGGGAAGCTTTCCTATGGTGGTGCTCGGATCCAGCATTCCGAACGCCCCCGCGCCTCACATCCAGGTCGACAACATCGACGGGGCGAAAGCGGCCACCGCTTGCCTCGCCGACCATGGCTGCACGAAAATCGCCATGATCGGCCCGAATCGGATCCCCGAGCCAACCGATATGCGAACATCATCGGTCTGGCTCAGATTCCATGGATACCGCCAACAACTCGAGGAGCTGGGATTTCCTTACGATTCCTCGCTCGTACGCGGATCCGGTCTGATGCATTCCGCGAACGGAGCGCAGGCCATCGCCGACATCGTCACCGACGGAGGGCGCGCCGACGGAGTCTTTGTGGTCAACGACACAACCGCCTGGGGCGTCATATCAGGACTTCAGCGAATGGGATTCCGCGTGCCGCAGGACGTCAAGGTCATCGGTTTCGACAACTTGGCGGAATCCGCGTTTTTCGCCCCACCGCTATCATCGGTGGACCCCGATCTATCGAAGATTACCCATCTTGCCGTCGAATCGCTGATTCAGCAGATCAATACCGGACAGCGCGGCGAGCCAAACGAACAAATCGTGCCGTCACGCCTGGTCCTTCGGCGGTCGACGGATGACTAA